TAACAAAACGCAAAAATAGGTCAACGCTCTTATCTTTCGAGTTATTTTTACCGTTATAGAAAGCAAAACTCCATGCTCTGGTCGGTTCATTCGTTAATGTTGTTGACGTCCAAAAGTTTTCTGAAGGCGTGTTCGGAAAAAGTGACAAGTTGATGGAGGGCTCAACGCACATTCGCTCAACAATTGAGCTTAACTCTTTAATGTTAGGCAGTCGCCAGTCTGTATAACCTGCAAACGTGGTTGTATTAGCTAGTGTTAGTGCAGCAACCCAAGTGACTTGATTAGCAATGCCTGTGCAACTTTGGTTTGATTCATCCCAAGTTTGCCCGCTCGCGCAACGCGCCCACATCAAGCCCGTTGTATTATGCGTTACAGTGCCATCGGTATTAACCGTAAAAGAGTCACCTGGGGTATTTTCGGGCACACTATCACAGTGCTGCTCTGCCTGTGCGCCCCTACAAGCGATGAACAAAACAGAGAAAAAACACATGCGAAGCACATTTAACCAAGCTGAATCAGTGGAAGTTCTCGAGATCATGGTGCTTCTCCGGCTGGTGTTCTTACCAATCTTATGTAGGCTTTATCAGATTTATTAATAG
This is a stretch of genomic DNA from Flocculibacter collagenilyticus. It encodes these proteins:
- a CDS encoding Lcl C-terminal domain-containing protein is translated as MISRTSTDSAWLNVLRMCFFSVLFIACRGAQAEQHCDSVPENTPGDSFTVNTDGTVTHNTTGLMWARCASGQTWDESNQSCTGIANQVTWVAALTLANTTTFAGYTDWRLPNIKELSSIVERMCVEPSINLSLFPNTPSENFWTSTTLTNEPTRAWSFAFYNGKNNSKDKSVDLFLRFVRFEK